GGACGGTGGGCGGTTCCTTCGAGGGGGAGTCGTCCTTGAGGGTCGGCGCGAGCCACTTGTCGTAGGACTGGCGCCAGCCGTTCTTGCGGTAGTCCGCGAGGATCTGGTTCACCCGGCGGACCAGGTCGTCCGAGTCCTTGCGCATGGCCACGCCGTAGTACTCGGTGGTGAAGGTGTCGCCCTTCAGCCTGACCGTCGGGTCCTGCGCCGCCTGGCTCGCGGCGAGCGCGCCGTCGGTCACCACCGCGTCGGCCTCACCCAGCTGGAGCCGCACCAGGCAGTCGAGCTGGTTGGGGACGGTGATGACGGTGGCGGACGCGACCATCTTGTCGGTCGTCAGCTTGGCCAGGGCCGTCGATCCCGACGCCGCGCAGATCCTCTTGCCGGCGAGGCTCTTGTCGTACCCCGTGATCGAGGAGCTGTCCGGGGCGAGCACCTGTTGGCCGGTCTTGAAGTAGGGCGCGGAGAAGGCGACGTCCTTCAGCCGGTCGCAGGTGATCGTCATCGTGCGGACCACCATGTCGACCGTGCCGTCCTTGACGGCGGAGATGCGCTGGCTGGTGGGGATGGCGCGGAACTGGACGGCGTCCGGGTCGCCGAGGATGTCCTCGGCGATGGCGTGCACCAGGTCGATGTCGAAGCCCTCCAGGTCGCTGCCGGCCTTCGGGTTGTTCGGGTCGCGGTAGCCCCAGCGGTAGCTGTTCTGGTCGACGCCGACGATCAGCCGCCGGTCCTTGCGCGCCTTGATGGCCTCGATCGTCGGCCCGTCCGCGCTCGACGGCGCGGGGCTCCGGTCCTGCGGGTCGGTGCACTTCTCGGCCGTGGCCTGGGTGCCCCGGCCGAGGCCCTGACCGCCCAGACCCGCGCCGCCCTCCCCGTGCGCGTCGCTGAGCGGCAGCAGCAGCGCGAAGACGAGCGCGACCGCGCAGGCGACCGCCATCGCGCCCACACCGCCCCAGCCGCGCAGGCTCGCCCTCAGACGTCGTGCGATCATCGCCGCTCCCCCTCTCACCGGTACTCCGAAAGCCTGCGCCCGACGCCGAACACCGCGCCGGCCGCGGCCAGTACCGCGAGGACCGCCGCGCCGACCGGAAGCCCGCTCATGGCCCCCAGGCCGTCGCTCGCCGCCTGCTTGAACTCGGTCTGCTCGTGCGTCAGCGCGCGCGTGAGGCTCTTGTCGACGCCGTTGAAGCACGCGCCCGTGGGCTTCTTGTCCGCGGAGCCGATGACCTTGTCGAGCGCGTCCTGGTACTTGCCCTGCTTGTCGAGCGCGCGGGCTTCCTTGTGGCGGACCTTCCACTCCTTCATGTTGGACGTCGCGGTCCGTACGGGCTGCTCACCCGCCGCGTCGTCCGCGAGGCTCGCCGCCACGGCGAGGCCCTTGGTGAGCTGCTTCATCTCCGTGTCGAACTCGCTGTCGTACAGGTCGACCGTCGTCTCGTCGGGCAGCGTCTTGGTCTCCGCGCCGCGGCTGACCAGGGTGAGGTTCTCGTTGCCCCGCGCCTTCAGGGACGCGATCTGCGCGTCGTGCAGCACGTTCAGGGACCGGACCCCGTGCTCGTAGGACTCGTCGAGCCCGGCCCGGGCGAGGGTGTGCCCGACGGCCAGCCACAGCAGGACGACCACGGACGCGGCGGTCGCGGCGGCCAGGCCCTGGTTCATCACGCGGTTCGTCCGGCGGTAGTTGCGCCGCTGCGCCCACACGAGCGCGCCGAGCGCGACGAGGCCGAGGGCGATCGCCGCCCACGGGTAGGGCTTCGCCTCGGCGTAGTCCGCGTTCAGCCGCTGGTTCTCCCGCGTGTAGAGCTGCTGGGCCTTCGGCAGCATCTGTTCCTGCATCTTCTCGTTCGCGTACCGCAGATAGGCGCCGCCCAGCGGGAAGCCCTGCCGGTTGTTGGCGCGGGCGCGCTCGACCAGGCCGGTGTACTCGGGCAGCAGCCTGTTCAGGTCGGCGATCGTGGCCGCCGAAGCGGAGCCGGGGTCACTGCTGTTGGCCGCGGTGACGAGCTTCTCCGAAGCCGTCCGGATGTCCCGGTCGTACTGGTCCCGGGACTCCTGCGTCTCCTGGCCGCCCGCCAGGAAGCCGCTGGCGGCCGCGGTGTTGGCGTCGGCGAGGGAGCGGTAGATGTCGGCCGCGCTCGCGCTCAGCGGCTGGCTGCTGTTCAGCACGTTGTCCGCGGCGTCCGAGCGCTGCGTCATCTGCAGGGCGGTGACCGCGCCGAAGGCGACGACCAGCAGGGCCAGGAGCGCGCCGATGATCCGCAGGCGTCCGGGCTCCGTCGTCGCCGCGGCGCGCAGCCGGTCCACGCCCTCCGCCCACGCCGTACGCCGGGGCGGAGCGGCCGGTGCCGCGGTGGTCACCGGCGGCGGCCCCTGGGGAACTCCGGGCCCGGCCGGCGGCACGGGAGGTCCGGACTGCGGCGGCACGGCCGGCATCGTCGGGGCGCCCCGACCCGGTGGCGCCGCACTGCCTTTCGGCGGCTGTGTCACTTGACCTCCCCCATGGTCATCCGTCCGGTCGCGCTCGCCGCGGACGCGGCCGGCGCGGCCGTACGGCGTAGGTGCACGGCGGCAAGTATCGCCGCCGGGACCGGCATCCGCACAGGCCTTGCCTGGATCTTGTTCGGATCACGGCGCAGCACGAAATCGCCGGCACCGCCCCCTGCCCATGAACACGTGTTCCGGTCCGGTTCGGTTCCCGCGCCGGCGCGGCGGAACGCGGGGGCGCCCCCGCGCGCGCCCCCGCGTTCCACCGGTCCGGTCAGACCCCTTCGTAGAAGGCCCGCACGCGCGCGTGGACGTCGTGCCCCGCGCTCACCCGGTCCAGGCCGAGCAGCGCCGCACCCAGCACGGGCGGGGCCGCGACCACCTGCGGGACCGCCTTCGGGGCGCGGGCGGCGAGGAGTTCGGCGATCCGGTCGTCGAGCTGCGGATGCCGGGCCGCGAGGATGCTGCCGCCGAGGAGGACCGGAGTCTCCTCCGTGAGCAGGTCGAGGCGGGTCAGCGCCACCGTGGCCATGGCGACCACCTCCTCCGCGAGCCGGTCGACGAGCCCGCGGGCCACCGGGTCGCCGTCCACGGCGGTGGCGAACAGGACCGGGGTCAGTTCGTGCCGGCGCGCGTTGCCGATGTGCTCCAGGTGGAGCGCCTCGATGAGCGCGTACATGGAGTCCAGGCCGAAGTGCGCGGGCAGGGTGCGGGAAAGGGCGGTGGGTCCGCCCCGGCCGTCCTCCGCCCGTGCCGCGTGCCACAGGGCCTCCTCGGCCAGACCCCAGCCGCCGCCCCAGTCGCCGGAGATGCGGCCGATGGCGGGGAAGCGGGCGGTACGGCCGTCGGGACGCATGCCGACGCAGTTGATGCCGGCACCGCACACCACGGCGACACCGCGCGGGTCGGCTATCCCGGCGCGCAGGATCGCGAACGTGTCGTTGCGCACCTCCACGCCCGCGCCCCACGCCCGCGCGTCCAGCGCCGCCGCCAACTGCTCCTCCTCCACCGGAAGATCGGCGTTGGCGAGACAGGCGGAGACGTGCTCGACCGAGGTGACGCCCGCCTCCGCGAAGGCCCGCCGCACGGCGTCGGCGAGCACGTCGACCGCGGTCTCGACACCGACCACCGGGGGCCGGAAGCCGCCGCCGCGCGCGGTGCCGGTGACCCGGCCGTCCGCGGTGACCACGGCGACGTCGGTCTTGCTGTTCCCCGCGTCGATGGCCAGCACGAGGCCGGTGGGGTCTGCGGGGCCGGACCCGGCGGCCGTCCCGGCGCCGGACTCCGTCGAGGTCATGCCCACGCGAGGTGCTCCCGGTTGTGCGCGATCAGCTGGTCGGTCAGGGTGTCGGCGTAGGCGTACTGGCCGATCAGGGGGTGGGCGAGCAGGGCGCGGAAGACCCGGTCGCGGCCGCCGCGCAGGGCGGCCTCCAGAGCGAGGTCCTCGTACGCCGTCACGTTCGCCATGAGACCCGCGTACAGCGGGTCCACGGCCGGCACCGCGAGCGGCGTCGGGCCCTTGGCGTTGATCGCGGCCTGCACCTCGATCACCGCGTCGTCCGGCAGGAACGGCAGGGTTCCCCGGTTGTACGTGTTCACCACCTGATAGGGGCTGCCGCCTCCGCCGAGCAGCGACGCGGCGAGGTCCACGGCGGCCTCCGAGTAGAAGGCGCCGCCGCGACGGGCCAGCAGCTCCGGCTTCTCGTCGAGCGCCGGGTCGCCGTACATGGTCAGCAACTGCCGCTCCATCTCGGCGACTTCGGCGGCCCGGGAGGGCTTGGTGCGCAGCTCCTCGACGACGGCGTCGTGCGCGTAGAAGTAGCGCAGGTAGTACGAGGGGACCACGCCGAGCCGGTCGACGAGGCTGCGGGGCAGCCGCAGGTCGTCGGCGACGGCGTCCCCGTGCTCGGCGAGCAGCTTGGGCAGCACGTTCTCGCCCTCGGGGCCGCCGAGGCGCACCCCGGTCTCCCAGGTGAGGTGGTTGAGGCCCACGTGGTCGAGGTGCACGTCGGCGGGGGAGACGCCGAGCAGGCCGGCGAACTTCCGCTGGAAGCCGATCGCCACGTTGCACAGGCCGACCGTCTTGTGGCCCGCTTGGAGGAGGGCACGGGTGACGATGCCGACCGGGTTGGTGAAGTCGATGATCCAGGCGTCCGGGTTGCTGCGGCGGACCCGCTCGGCGATGTCCAGCACCACCGGGACGGTCCGCAGCGCCTTGGCCAGACCGCCCGCGCCCGTCGTCTCCTGTCCGACGCAGCCGCACTCCAGCGGCCACGTCTCGTCCTGCTGGCGGGCCGCCTGGCCGCCGACCCGGAGCTGCAGGAGCACCGCGTCGGCGCCCTCCACGCCCGCGTCGAGGTCGGAGGTCGTGACGATCCTGCCGGGATGGCCCTGCTTGGCGAAGATGCGCCGCGCCAGGCCGCCCACCAGCTCCAGGCGTTCGGCCGCCGGGTCCACGAGGACGAGTTCCTCGACCGGCAGGGTGTCCCGCAACCGGGCGAATCCGTCGATGAGTTCGGGGGTGTAGGTCGACCCTCCGCCGACCACGGTGAGTTTCATGGTTAACCCTTCACTCCGGTGAGCGTGACACCCTCGACGAACGCCTTCTGCGCGAAGAAGAACACGAGGATCACGGGGGCCATGACCAGAACGGTCGCGGCCATGGTGAGATTCCAGTCGGTGTGGTGCGCGCCCTTGAACGACTCCAGGCCGTAGGACAGGGTCCAGGCGCCCTGGTTCTCCGAGGCGTAGATCTGCGGTCCGAAGTAGTCGTTCCAGGCGTAGAAGAACTGGAACAGCGCGACGGCCGCGATACCGGGCTTCGCCATCGGCAGGACGACCCTCAGCAGGGTCCGCAGATCCCCGCAGCCGTCGACCTTGGCGGCGTCCAGGTACTCGTTCGGGATGGTCATCAGGAACTGGCGCAGCAGGAAGATGGAGAACGCGTCGCCGAACGCCATCGGGATGATCAGCGGCCACAGCGTTCCGGACAGGTCCAGCTGCTTGGCCCAGAACAGGTACATCGGGATGATCACGACCTGCGGCGGCAGCATCATCATCGAGATGACCAGCATCAGGGACAGGTTCCGGCCCCGGAAGCGGAACTTGGCGAGCGCGTAGGCGACCGGGATCGACGAGACGACGGTCAGCACGGTGCCGAAGCCCGCGTAGAGCAGGGTGTTCTTCCACCAGGTGAGGAAGCCCGGGGTGTCGAAGACCTTCTTGTAGTTGCCCCATTCCCAGGTGTGCGGGATCAGGTCGCGGCTGAGTGCCTGGCTGTCGCTCATCAGCGAGGTCAGGAACACGAACACGAAGGGCAGGACGAAGAAGAGGGCGGCGGCGAGGCCGAGCGAGTGGATCGCCACCCACTCCAGGAGCGCCTTGCGGCGGGCGGTGCGTTCGGCGGGGGAGACGGGCTTCGTCAGTTCCGCCGGCTTGTCGAGTACGTGGGTCATCGGTCAGTCACCTGCCTGGATGAGACCGCCCCGGCGCCGCATCAGGAACGCGGTGAACACCATGGACAGGGCGAACAGCACGAGCGCGACCACACAGGCGGAGCCGTAGTCGAAGCGCTGGAAGCCGAGGTTGTAGACGAGCTGGGGCAGGGTGAGCGTCGACTTGTCGGGATAGCCGGGCTCGAACTGCGTGCCGGCGCCCTGGATGACGCCCGAGGCGACCTTCCCGGCGATCAGCGGCTGCGTGTAGTACTGCATGGTCTGGATCACGCCGGTGACCACGGCGAACATCACGATGGGCGAGATGTTCGGCAGGGTGACGTACCGGAAGCGCTGCCAGGCGGAGGCGCCGTCCAGCTCGGCGGCCTCGTACTGCTCGGTCGGCACGTCGAGCAGCGCGGCCATGAAGATGACCATCAGGTCGCCGATGCCCCACAGGGCGAGCAGGGTGAGGGCCGGCTTGGACCAGGAGGGGTCGTTGAACCAGCCGGGGGCCGGGATGCCGACCTTCTCCAGGATCGAGTTGACCGGTCCCGTGCCGGGGTTGAGCAGGAAGGCGAAGGCCATGGTGGCCGCCACCGGCGGAGCGAGGTAGGGCAGGTAGAAGAGGGTGCGGAAGACACCCGTGGCCGTCTTGATCTTCGTGATCAGCAGGCCCACGCCGAGTCCGAACAGGACGCGGAGGGTCACCATGACGAGGACCAGCCACAGGGTGTTGCGCAACGCGGGCCAGAACAGCGGGTAGTTCTCGAAGACGTAACGCCAGTTCTTCGTCCCCGCCCACGTCGGCGGCTTGAAGCCGTCGTAGTGCATGAAGGAGAAGTAGACGGTCGAGAGCAGCGGGTAGGCGAAGAAGACCGCGAACCCGATCAACCAGGGCGACATGAAGGCGAGGGTCCGAAGCGCCGCCCTGCGGCGCTTCGAAGCCAGCGTGACAGTGCTCATCGGGTGGCTACTTCGCCTGCGCGATGTCCGTGTCGATCTGCTTGGCGGTGGATTCCAGGCCCGCCTTCAGATCCTTCGTCTTGCCGCTCTCGTAGTCGTATCCGAACTGCTGGAGCGTCACGAGGTAGGTGCCGCCGTTGATGGACGCCGGCGTGGTCGTGGAGTTCGGGTTCGACGCGATGTCCAGGAACGTCTTGAACCGCGGGTCGTACTTCAGCTTCGGCGACTTGAGGGCGGCGAGCGTCGAGGGCACGTTGTGGATGGCGTTGGCGAAGCCGACCACCGCGTCCGTGTCCGTCGTCATGTACTTGACGAACTCCCAGGCCGCGTTCTGCTTCTTGCTGGTGGCCGCGATGCCCGCGATGGTGCCGGTGATGTAGCCCTTGCCGTACTGGTCCGCCTGGTCGTCCGGGACGGGCAGCGGGGCGACGCCGATCTCGAAGCCGGGCTTGGCCTCCTCGGCCATGCCGAGCCGCCACTCGCCGTCCAGCTGCATGGCGACCTGACCGGTGTGGAAGGGGTGCTTGGGGCCCCACTCGTCACCGAGCTTGGAGCGGTAGGTCTCCAGCTTCTTGAAGCCGCCGAGCTCGTCGACCAGCTTCTTCTGGAGGGTGAAACCGGCCGTGAAGGCGGGGTCCTTGGCGACGTTCGACTTGCCGCTGCCGTCGAAGTACGTCGGCGAGAACTGCCCGAAGTAGTGCTCGGTGGTGGACTCCCAGCCGTGGTAGTTCGGCATGAAGCCGAGCTGCGAATACGAGTCGCCCTTGGCGACGGTGAGCTTCTTGGCGTCCTTCTCGAACTCCGACCAGGTCTTCGGCGGGGAGGAGATCCCGGCCTTCTCGAAGGCGGTCTTGTTGTAGTAGAGGCCGTACGCGTCACCGAGCAGCGGCACCGTGCAGCGGTTGCCGTCGAACTGGGTGTACTCGTTCATCGCCTTCGGGAACGTCGTCTCCGGGTCGATGTCCGACTTCTTGAAGAAGGGGTTGAGGTCGACCAGCGCGCCCGAGGAGCAGAACTTGCCCACGTTGTTCGTGGTGAACGAGGAGATCACGTCGGGCGCCTTGTCACCGCCGGCCCGCAGCGCCTGGTTGATCTTGTCGTCCGTCATGTTGGCGACGACGTTGACGTGGATGTTGGGGTGCGCCTTCTCGAAGCCGGCGACCATCGACTTGACGGCCTTGACCTCGCCCGGCGCGCTCCAGGCGTGCCAGAAGTTGATCGTCTGTTCCTTGGACGCGTCGTCGCTCCCGCCGCTGTCGGACTGGCCGGTACACGCGGTGGCGAAGAGGGCTATCGAGGCGGAGGCGGCGAGCGCGACCGCCGCCTTTCGGGATATTCCGGGCATGACGAGATCTCCCTGCGAAGGACGGGGCGGAACGGGGTGACGGGCGGGACGGTGACGGTGATGGGCTCGGCGGTGCCGAGTCGGTGGTGCGGATCAGCGGGAGGTGTCGAAGACCTCGTCGCGGGTGGCTGCCAGGGCGCTCTCCAACGCGCCGCGCAGTACGGGGTGTTCGTGGACGCCGCCGACCACGAGGCGCGGCCGGGACGCGGCCAGCTCCTCCAGCTCGGCCTGGACCAGGGCGCGCAGTGGTTCGCCGCCCGCGGTGAGCGACGAGCCGCTGAGCACGACGAGTTCGGGATCGAGGACGGAGACCAGTGAGGCCAGACCGGTGGCGAGGCCGGTCGCGTAGGTCTCCAGGAGCTGCCGGTACGGACCGTCCGCGACGGCGGCGGCCCGCTCGACGAGGGTGGCGGCGACCTCGGTGTACGGACCCGCGGGCAGGTCCT
The window above is part of the Streptomyces sp. NBC_01428 genome. Proteins encoded here:
- a CDS encoding carbohydrate ABC transporter permease, with the protein product MSTVTLASKRRRAALRTLAFMSPWLIGFAVFFAYPLLSTVYFSFMHYDGFKPPTWAGTKNWRYVFENYPLFWPALRNTLWLVLVMVTLRVLFGLGVGLLITKIKTATGVFRTLFYLPYLAPPVAATMAFAFLLNPGTGPVNSILEKVGIPAPGWFNDPSWSKPALTLLALWGIGDLMVIFMAALLDVPTEQYEAAELDGASAWQRFRYVTLPNISPIVMFAVVTGVIQTMQYYTQPLIAGKVASGVIQGAGTQFEPGYPDKSTLTLPQLVYNLGFQRFDYGSACVVALVLFALSMVFTAFLMRRRGGLIQAGD
- a CDS encoding 6-phospho-beta-glucosidase, which translates into the protein MKLTVVGGGSTYTPELIDGFARLRDTLPVEELVLVDPAAERLELVGGLARRIFAKQGHPGRIVTTSDLDAGVEGADAVLLQLRVGGQAARQQDETWPLECGCVGQETTGAGGLAKALRTVPVVLDIAERVRRSNPDAWIIDFTNPVGIVTRALLQAGHKTVGLCNVAIGFQRKFAGLLGVSPADVHLDHVGLNHLTWETGVRLGGPEGENVLPKLLAEHGDAVADDLRLPRSLVDRLGVVPSYYLRYFYAHDAVVEELRTKPSRAAEVAEMERQLLTMYGDPALDEKPELLARRGGAFYSEAAVDLAASLLGGGGSPYQVVNTYNRGTLPFLPDDAVIEVQAAINAKGPTPLAVPAVDPLYAGLMANVTAYEDLALEAALRGGRDRVFRALLAHPLIGQYAYADTLTDQLIAHNREHLAWA
- a CDS encoding glutamate ABC transporter substrate-binding protein — translated: MIARRLRASLRGWGGVGAMAVACAVALVFALLLPLSDAHGEGGAGLGGQGLGRGTQATAEKCTDPQDRSPAPSSADGPTIEAIKARKDRRLIVGVDQNSYRWGYRDPNNPKAGSDLEGFDIDLVHAIAEDILGDPDAVQFRAIPTSQRISAVKDGTVDMVVRTMTITCDRLKDVAFSAPYFKTGQQVLAPDSSSITGYDKSLAGKRICAASGSTALAKLTTDKMVASATVITVPNQLDCLVRLQLGEADAVVTDGALAASQAAQDPTVRLKGDTFTTEYYGVAMRKDSDDLVRRVNQILADYRKNGWRQSYDKWLAPTLKDDSPSKEPPTVHYE
- a CDS encoding carbohydrate ABC transporter permease, with amino-acid sequence MTHVLDKPAELTKPVSPAERTARRKALLEWVAIHSLGLAAALFFVLPFVFVFLTSLMSDSQALSRDLIPHTWEWGNYKKVFDTPGFLTWWKNTLLYAGFGTVLTVVSSIPVAYALAKFRFRGRNLSLMLVISMMMLPPQVVIIPMYLFWAKQLDLSGTLWPLIIPMAFGDAFSIFLLRQFLMTIPNEYLDAAKVDGCGDLRTLLRVVLPMAKPGIAAVALFQFFYAWNDYFGPQIYASENQGAWTLSYGLESFKGAHHTDWNLTMAATVLVMAPVILVFFFAQKAFVEGVTLTGVKG
- a CDS encoding ABC transporter substrate-binding protein, producing MPGISRKAAVALAASASIALFATACTGQSDSGGSDDASKEQTINFWHAWSAPGEVKAVKSMVAGFEKAHPNIHVNVVANMTDDKINQALRAGGDKAPDVISSFTTNNVGKFCSSGALVDLNPFFKKSDIDPETTFPKAMNEYTQFDGNRCTVPLLGDAYGLYYNKTAFEKAGISSPPKTWSEFEKDAKKLTVAKGDSYSQLGFMPNYHGWESTTEHYFGQFSPTYFDGSGKSNVAKDPAFTAGFTLQKKLVDELGGFKKLETYRSKLGDEWGPKHPFHTGQVAMQLDGEWRLGMAEEAKPGFEIGVAPLPVPDDQADQYGKGYITGTIAGIAATSKKQNAAWEFVKYMTTDTDAVVGFANAIHNVPSTLAALKSPKLKYDPRFKTFLDIASNPNSTTTPASINGGTYLVTLQQFGYDYESGKTKDLKAGLESTAKQIDTDIAQAK
- a CDS encoding N-acetylglucosamine kinase; this encodes MTSTESGAGTAAGSGPADPTGLVLAIDAGNSKTDVAVVTADGRVTGTARGGGFRPPVVGVETAVDVLADAVRRAFAEAGVTSVEHVSACLANADLPVEEEQLAAALDARAWGAGVEVRNDTFAILRAGIADPRGVAVVCGAGINCVGMRPDGRTARFPAIGRISGDWGGGWGLAEEALWHAARAEDGRGGPTALSRTLPAHFGLDSMYALIEALHLEHIGNARRHELTPVLFATAVDGDPVARGLVDRLAEEVVAMATVALTRLDLLTEETPVLLGGSILAARHPQLDDRIAELLAARAPKAVPQVVAAPPVLGAALLGLDRVSAGHDVHARVRAFYEGV